From the Phalacrocorax carbo chromosome Z, bPhaCar2.1, whole genome shotgun sequence genome, the window GAGATAGACAGAGAGCATTAGCCTTGAGAAATCTGTGACCTTTAGCTGCCAGATTATAGAAGCGTAAGACGCGGAGTTAGAAAAGACCTATTATGCCATCTCGCCTATCTCCCCATGCATACAGGACTGTCCCTTTCTGTAGGGCTGATCAAAGCTTGGTTCAACCTCACTTTGGGTATCCATGGTGAAATGGCTCCCCGCACAGCGTTTGCAAGCTCTTCACCCAGCCGATTGCAGCTCGACATGTAGATTGTATTTATTCTCAGTCTTTTTTtatctgccccccaccccccacccttaTCTTGAATGTTATCTTGGAAACTGTTGTGTCAGGTCTAGCTCTCCCTGGTGTTTATGCCCTGGGGAATATTTGCTCTGGCTCTGAGAAATTCCAAACTGCCTAGATCCCTTGATGTGAAGCGTGCCCAGTGAGCCCTGGGAGGATGATGATGGGTATCTGGGGAAATGCCTGGTCTCCGGCAGCTGCAGACCCTAGCTCATCCGCATTTCTCCCTGTGTGGTTTCTCCCTGACACCCCTCTATCAGGATTTAATTCTGGTACAAGTTCCGCTTTCCTCTTCCCTACATGCAtcactgcttttctcctttccttcagcaAGAGGTCAGGGAGGCCAAGCCTGACAGATGAGAGAAGTCTCTTGTGTCTGAATTGCCCTTGCTCTTTTCCCCAGGGAGAACACACTGCTATATCACATGCTATACGCAAAATCGCCTTAGCTTCATTTCTGCTTAGATGAAACTCACTGGTGCTTTTCAGAAGGGAGTGGCCATCAACATTGtgcaaagcattaaaataaaggcaaaactTTTTCTAAAAGACAGTTCACTCTTCTCCCTCATTTTTTTAAGTAGCTGTCGCCTCCTTTTTACAGTCAAATGTTGAGTAGATCAGTAAAAATCTAATTCATATGCATGtcattgtatttttatattccaTTCTGGGCTTTGAAGGTCGAGCCATGCTCATGCGGGCTCAGGCATACCGAAAGGGTTAGCAATGCTCTCATTAGCATTTGTTAATAATTCAGCTGATGTCTGAGTCAGGAAAGAAACCTGTTCCCTCTCCTGTAGGTGCTGCAAGGCCTGCAGAAGTGAAACATGTTACTATCAATAAAGAATGCAGATGAGGGGCTCTTTAGAGGAAATAAGTCACCTTTATATGTGCCAACATCCTCTTGTATGAAAACCAATGTGAAGTTGCTGCAGGTGGACTGCTCTTAGAGATAAAATGTTGGGAAAAgactaaaaagagaaaaattttgtAGCTTTGCCACAATATTTGGGCATGCTCCTTAGAGTAAAACAAGTGGTACTCTGAGGTCAGGTGGGATTTAggcatttaaataattataaaacttttgaaaaatatctttatatttGCCCCACATTATGCAGCCTGGCTAGAGATCCCTGAATGGGGTCTGAGCCAGCCTGTCCTGCAAAAGGCATATCTGGTGTAATTGGTCCAGTCTCAGGAAGCCTTATTAGCTCAGGGTGAAGTGATATATGGCTGTATCCAtactcttcctttttccagacACAGATCATCTGGAGCAAGTTTTAGGAGCTACCTGGAGCTGCATTGCACCATATGCAAGTAACTGGAGTCTCTTTCTCATTGGCAAAAATAAAGCTGATCATATTTCCCTGGCTTTAAAATGGTCTTTGAAGCTATAGTTGCAGGTGTTGGAGAAGTATGCCGAAACTACAGAGGTGGAGCACATCCTGGATTACCCTATTAGTAACATGTGATGTAGAAGAATATGGTTCACCTGGCAAGTGGTGATTTATCATTTTTCTGACACAGAGTGGAAACACAGAGTTTTGTTTCCAGGCAATCTGATTCCTGTACGTCATGTAGCAGCTGATTATGTTTGTGCAGAAAAGGATAAAATGTCCTGGTCTTCTTTCATACCATCCTGGCCTCTCTACCACCCAGGGGAAAGAATGAGAATGATATTTTCACCAGAAGGCCCttaaacattactttttaaacaaaatatcttGAACTTTTCGTTGTAGAAAACCCCTGGTCTCTGTGGATCTGGACAAGTGATATTAAGAATGCAGGGACGGATGCCACCATCTTCTTCCAGATTTATGGAGACAAGGGGAAGTCAGATGAGATGAAGCTGGACAACAATTCAGACAACTTTGAAACTGGGCAGACTGACAAGTTCATGGTATGAAACTCGTGCTAGTGGTAAATTGGGCGTGGTATTGTTTTCCAGGGCATTAATTTCAGCCTTGTAACAAAAATCAGCAGCATGAGATCTTTACCTCAATAGATCCTTCTGAAGTGGAGgtgaagtcacttggtttggTGGTGATGCAAATGATTTGCTCAGATATGGATATGGCTTATCTTCTCCAAACAGGGCTTAGACTGGTGTTTATGGGTACTCAGGTGGTGATGACTTCAAGTCATGGAATGCCACGTTTCCTTTTTAGCTCCTGAAGCCCAAAATCTCCCACTCAGGCACAGCCCCACTCATGTTATAGGTTGCTCCACCCATTTAGACCATGCTACTCTAAAGTTAATAATTTATCCATTTTTCCGCAGTGCCTAAGTGGTCGTTAGCTATCTACAGGAGAATTAGCAGTGGTGTTTCCTCTCCTCAGTGATCCAGTCTTCAGCGTCCTTGGACATGAGCCTTCATTGACGTTTGGGTCTGAGCTCAAAGGCACATTGCGTTTGAAGGCTGTGGAGGGTCTTGTGTCTAGGCACAAATATGTTTAAAAGTTAACTATGAACTGGTCAGAGAAAAATTGAGAAACAAAGGATTTTAAAGCATGGCCATAGCCAAAATATTTACCCCCTTTGCACCAGCAGCTGTAGATGCCTTCTGGGGAAGTGAGGCTGCGCTTTGCAGATGTTATCTGAGAAGGAGCTGAAGCTTGAGAACTGGCCTTCGTTCTTACTGGGAGGAGTGGTTTCAAGGAGCTTTCATGATCAAAAGTGTTCTTGTCTCCTGAAAAGAGGCATCAAGTTATCTTTGTGGAGtagggtttgtttcttttaaagaacataatggttttttttactttagttTTTGAATTCTCTCTGATTTGACTCTTAAAAGATGTTCAGAAATGTCCTTTGTGAGCATGCTTTGCTGACTTACAGAAATGGATAATGCACTTCTTTACCCCTCAATAGATCGAGCTCCCTGATCTGGGCACATTTTACAAGCTTCGGATATGGCATGAGAAAAGAAATCCCTTTGCTGGCTGGCATCTGAATAAGGTGAGAGGACAGCAAGGGAAGGTGGATCTGAAAAGCCACATTGGTCACAGAGGTGTGCACTTTCAGTCCTGCATTGCCCAGCTAGCAGCTGAGTTTGATGTGCAGCGGTCAGAGCTGCCACCCCTTACAGATGGTCCTGTCTGAGTGGTGGAAGTCGAAATCCTACAGGAAAATGGCATATGAAGAGAGCACATCACAGTGTTTGCAAAAATATGTGGGGAAAGAAGGGTTCATTGTGTGTTTTTTGGAGgaaatccttcctccttcccatccctccTGGTTCAGCCCAGCTATTTGTGGGAAATTagagcaatgagaaatggcagCTCTCAGCAGCCCAGATAGATGGTGAAAATCACATTTCCCCATCCTTTCAGTGTCAGACCACTGTAGTCTGCCCTCATGGCTGCCAGGAGTTTCTTCCCTTGATCTTCAGAAAGCTTCCTACTCTTAGACATCACTACTGGCCAGGGAGGCAAACCCGCTCCTTCTATAGTCTGTTCAGGCTGGTTATAACAAGAAACTGATTATGGTAGAGGAAACTGATTATGGTAGAGGAAACTGATTATGGTAGATACCTATTGTGCAGTGGAGCATAACCTGCCCTGAAGTACGGGCAGACCCACTGTGGGAGGTGGACACCTGCAGACTGGAGGAGCCTGTGGAGACTTTGCAGAAGGGAGTAGCACTGTGctgtttgggaaataaaaaCAGTGATTTGCTTGGTCTTCAGCTGCATGTCCTTTGTCCTACCAGCAATGATTACTGTGCTGTCAGCCCTCACCTGGGTCTGCAAGGCAGCAAGTTCACCTCTAAGCTTCACCCATACTCCTGCAGAGATTAGAAGATGTTCTCTGCACTTAACAAAACATACACTTTGCTGAGCAAACATAAATAACTATGATGATAAATCACAATTTACCacttagagattttttttgcatGGCTCTAATGTGTTTTGACAGATTCTGCTCTCCTGCATTGTCAGGGAGCTGCAAAAGCATAGGCAACCAAACACCTCTCCAGTGGGGAGAGGGCATCAAGTACTGTTGTGTTCACCATACGGTGCAAGAAGGTGTCTGGCTGTGGTCTTTATCAAAAAGAAAGTGCTGGTCAGGCTTTGGGCCACTGCAGTTGTCTCTATTGATTTGTTCACAGATGATGAGCAAGAATGCTTAGGCTTTCCATAGCTATACGTTGCTCTGGAGTATCCTCTTTTCCTGCACAGAAATTGTGTTCAGGGAGGACAAGAGGGATCTGACAGTGTGTCAAGGATTCACTTTGGACCATATTGTCTAAGAAAAAGTGGTGAAGATGCATTAAATCAATCTGCCCATATAGAGCCAATGCGATATTTTCTGGATGCGTCAGGCTCGTGGCACATGAATCCCATCACCTGTGCATCCATTTGAGCGTCTACGAACTTAGATGAAGCCTTAACTATGTTTTGTTCCAATGCTCACACATTTCATGCCAGGCTTGCTTCATGTTGGGGCAGGCTTCCATTTTCTATTGCAAGAACACAAGAACAGCATTACTGGTCAGGCGAAAAGCCCAACGGCCTCTCTCCTGTGTCACATAAGTGCATAATTAGAGAACAGTAAGAAAGGGACAAGCATTTATGATACTTCCCCCCTAATATTCTTCCAGCTTTCAACTATTTCCAGCTGGAGACTTAGTTCCTGATCTATGAAATATGAAGCATTTAGTAGGTTTCTCTTCCATTCATTTGGTGAAAAGTTCCAGTTTCCCCTCAAACAATTAAACTTTTAGTGACCATAATTGTGTTTGGCAACAACTTCACAGGTTGATTGTgtccttttgtttgctttgaactTCGCTCTACAAACATCATTTGATGCCCTGTATTTCTTGTAGCAGAAGAATGAACAGTTGACCCCCCCTCTGCCTTCTCCATGCCACCTGTGGTTTTGTGGACCTTCGTCATACCCTCCCTTCACCCGCTTCTccagcctctgcagagccccGCTTTATTTGCTCATTAGTCCTTTGGAAGCTACTGCAGATCTCTGATCATTGTTGTTGCCACTTCCTGTGCATTTTCTAAATGAGCTGTGGGGACCAGCAGTGCAAGCACCATCCATGATTTGCTCTGTGGACTTCTGCAGTGGCATATGACAAGCAATTACTAAGAGCCACAGTATCCATCAAAACTTTCACAACACCGTGGAGCAAttggagaaaggaggaatgaAAAGCTACCAGCTATGACAGACTTTGCTCTGTGCATCACTGCGGTGTGCGAATCTGAATGACGGTCCCGTTATTAATGTGTGTTATTTCTCTGCTGTTACCTACTCTTGCTtctcaggcaaaaaaaaaacctgtcaggAGCTTGctgtttttttgtctttaagcCTCTGAACTCACGCAGTGTTTTGGTTTAATGAAGGTAACTCTGCTGAAAACgctgacaaaagaaaaatactcattCAGCTGCGGCCGCTGGCTAGATATAAATGAAGACGACAATGAGATCGTGCGGGAGCTCCCTGCGGAGGGATCTCTAGTGACTGAAGTCATGCCAGGTGAGAGCCACGGGCTCCATGCAGGGGCTCGCTCAGGACCTGCATAGAAAGAAACCCTCTTTGTGTAAGCGATGCACAGGCAGGCTGATGCAATTCAATTAGCTTCTCTTTCTGGCACTTTCTCTCTGCAGTATTTTCAGTGTGCACCATTAGCTGCATGAAGCCTCAGAAATCCCAGGCTCTTATTCTTAGCAGATCTCTCGGTGGAGGGAGATGGGAGAGATCTGGCCACAGCACAATTGTTTCCAGagctatatttattttcaaacttgTATTTTTCCCTCAATTGTAAAATGTCAGGTTTGAAGGCATATTAATGGATTGCTGAAATGCAATCTAAAATTTAACAATCATTTTGGGgctttaaagttttatttaattctaCGCACATTTATACAGCTATATATATGAATGTATAGGAAGTTGCATATAACACTTGTGCAAGAGCATAGTCACCTTTCAGTACCTGTGAGAAATCTGAACAATTTATTGGGTTAACTATGCTTGCACAGGAGATTTAATTAAGGAAAGCTACAAAACTCTGCATTAGCTTACCGAAGCAGTCGCTTCTGTCTTGACCTTGTGTCACAAGAACTAAATATACTTGGAGGGAGAATTTTGCAGAGTGGAATGTGCCTGtttggatttcttttatttccaccAAAGCACCCAATTGGGCCTCCACATTCTGTAGAGAACAAGTCccctgttttctgaaatttctgaTGAACTCATTGATCTGCATGTAGCTGAGCAGTTCCTCAGAAGAGGAAGAGTAATTGTAATTGCAGAtgttattaaaatgtaaataaacctggtttggaaatgtatttttaatcaaCTGTGGAGAGGGCTGCTTGAGTTCAAATGCAGGCACATCCCCATGAGGAGCGGTTGTGCTGAGGAGAGGCAAGACCCAGCACCCACATGTTGGGCTTGCAGACAGGTTTTAGAGGGAGGGTGGGAGCAATACTTCTTGTCACTTCATGATGCCGGAGAAGAAGATCTCTCTTT encodes:
- the LOC135310548 gene encoding lipoxygenase homology domain-containing protein 1-like, yielding MVSLRQRRLKKNPWSLWIWTSDIKNAGTDATIFFQIYGDKGKSDEMKLDNNSDNFETGQTDKFMIELPDLGTFYKLRIWHEKRNPFAGWHLNKVTLLKTLTKEKYSFSCGRWLDINEDDNEIVRELPAEGSLVTEVMPVIKYRVTVCTGTVSGSGTDANVFVCLIGDQGDTGERVLYNCINTVNKFEKGNVSSHSSSLRQVLKCVMVCRYFFF